Proteins co-encoded in one Arthrobacter sp. ERGS1:01 genomic window:
- a CDS encoding class II fumarate hydratase: MTETAAATAQEFRIEHDTMGEVRVPVNALYSAQTQRAVENFPISGMTLERAHIEALARIKKAAATTNAELGVLDAELAGAIEAAADLVAAGDFDGDFPIDVFQTGSGTSSNMNMNEVLASLANRALAAAGSEKTVHPNDHVNASQSSNDVFPTSVHVAATSALINDLIPALAHLAESLERKEAEFATVVKSGRTHLMDATPVTLGQEFGGYAAQIRYGIERVESALPRVAEVPLGGTAVGTGINTPAGFPQRVIALLAEDTGLPLTEARNHFEAQANRDGLIEASGQLRNIAYSIMKINNDLRWLGSGPNTGLGEIAIPDLQPGSSIMPGKVNPVICEASIMVAAQVIGNDTTIALSSTNGAFELNVGIPVMAANLLQSIRLLTNTSRVMADKMIDGLTANVERARFLAEASPSIVTPLNKYIGYENAAKIAKHAVKEGMTIRETVLALGFVDRGELTMEQLDKGLDVLAMTRPPQ; this comes from the coding sequence ATGACTGAAACTGCCGCGGCCACCGCACAAGAGTTCCGCATTGAACACGACACGATGGGCGAGGTCCGGGTTCCGGTCAACGCCCTCTACAGCGCCCAGACGCAGCGCGCCGTTGAGAATTTCCCCATCTCCGGCATGACGCTGGAACGGGCCCACATCGAGGCCCTGGCCCGCATCAAGAAGGCCGCCGCCACGACCAACGCCGAACTCGGTGTGTTGGATGCCGAGCTGGCCGGCGCCATTGAAGCCGCCGCCGATTTGGTTGCCGCGGGCGATTTCGACGGCGACTTCCCGATCGACGTTTTCCAGACCGGGTCCGGCACGTCGTCGAACATGAACATGAACGAGGTCCTGGCGTCGCTGGCCAACCGCGCGCTTGCCGCGGCGGGCAGCGAGAAGACCGTTCACCCGAACGACCACGTCAACGCCTCCCAGTCCTCCAACGACGTCTTCCCGACGTCCGTGCACGTTGCGGCCACCTCGGCCCTGATCAACGACCTCATCCCGGCGCTGGCCCACCTGGCCGAGTCCCTGGAGCGCAAGGAAGCCGAGTTCGCCACCGTCGTGAAGTCCGGCCGCACCCACCTGATGGATGCCACCCCCGTCACGCTCGGCCAGGAATTTGGCGGCTATGCAGCACAGATCCGCTATGGCATCGAGCGCGTCGAGTCGGCACTGCCCCGCGTGGCCGAGGTTCCCCTGGGCGGCACCGCCGTCGGCACCGGCATCAACACCCCGGCCGGCTTCCCGCAGCGCGTGATCGCCCTGCTCGCCGAGGACACGGGACTGCCTCTGACGGAGGCCCGCAACCACTTCGAGGCACAGGCCAACCGCGACGGCCTCATCGAAGCGTCCGGCCAGCTGCGCAACATCGCGTACTCGATCATGAAGATCAACAACGATCTGCGCTGGCTCGGCTCCGGTCCCAACACGGGCCTGGGCGAAATCGCGATCCCCGATCTGCAGCCCGGCTCCTCGATCATGCCCGGCAAGGTCAACCCGGTCATCTGCGAGGCCTCCATCATGGTCGCCGCCCAGGTCATCGGCAACGACACCACCATCGCCCTGTCCTCCACGAACGGAGCCTTCGAGCTGAACGTCGGCATCCCCGTGATGGCCGCGAACCTGCTGCAGTCCATCCGCCTGCTGACCAACACCTCGCGCGTCATGGCCGACAAGATGATCGACGGCCTCACCGCCAACGTGGAGCGCGCCCGCTTCCTGGCCGAGGCCTCCCCCTCGATCGTGACGCCGCTGAACAAGTACATCGGCTATGAAAACGCCGCCAAGATCGCCAAGCACGCCGTCAAGGAAGGCATGACCATCCGCGAAACCGTGCTGGCCCTTGGCTTCGTGGACCGCGGCGAACTGACCATGGAGCAGTTGGACAAGGGCCTCGACGTGCTGGCCATGACCCGCCCGCCGCAGTAA
- a CDS encoding carbonic anhydrase, which translates to MSSDDDTTGTVSSAMKSPSEAWTTLMDGNRRFVESSSSHPNQDAARRTSLLSQQNPFAVIFGCSDSRLAAEIIFDLGLGDAFVVRTAGHVIDNTVLGSLEYSVEYLNVPLIVVLGHDNCGAVTATKAAVATGDMPVGFIRDLVERITPSVLTSLRKDANSDVSEMIEEHVKQTAARLVENSPIIANAVARQKTAVVGLTYRLSDGRADLVYSNGSITS; encoded by the coding sequence ATGAGCAGCGACGACGACACCACCGGCACGGTTTCCTCCGCCATGAAGTCCCCCTCGGAGGCGTGGACCACGCTCATGGACGGCAACCGGCGTTTTGTGGAAAGCAGTTCCTCACACCCCAACCAGGACGCCGCCCGCCGCACCTCACTGCTGTCGCAGCAAAACCCGTTCGCCGTCATCTTCGGCTGCTCCGACTCCCGCCTTGCCGCGGAAATCATCTTCGACCTGGGCCTGGGCGACGCTTTCGTGGTCCGCACCGCCGGCCACGTGATCGACAACACCGTCCTGGGTTCGCTGGAATACAGCGTTGAATACCTCAACGTGCCCCTGATCGTGGTGCTGGGCCACGACAACTGCGGCGCCGTGACCGCCACCAAGGCCGCCGTCGCCACGGGCGACATGCCGGTCGGCTTCATCCGCGACCTCGTGGAGCGCATCACCCCGTCCGTGCTGACGTCCCTGCGCAAGGACGCCAACAGCGACGTGAGCGAAATGATCGAAGAACACGTCAAGCAGACGGCCGCCCGCCTGGTGGAGAACTCCCCCATCATCGCCAACGCCGTTGCCCGCCAAAAGACCGCCGTGGTGGGCCTGACCTACCGCCTCAGCGACGGCCGCGCCGACCTTGTTTACAGCAACGGCTCCATCACCTCCTAA
- a CDS encoding DUF4245 domain-containing protein yields MPQNAPVKPVITAGAAKRANASIIGMLLALLSTIAIVMTIVWLNPQQKADAYRQPIDVAAVSKNAAEVAGFTPAAPVLPSGWYANYARWNSAGNDGVAFWDVGFVTSADTFIAVKQSITANPTWISSQTQDAPVTGTRNIDGRTWELRDKPEGDRSLVLKSGAMVIILTGQADFKEFDLLAAASTHNLASSAMSTEAATKGAP; encoded by the coding sequence ATCCCCCAGAATGCCCCCGTCAAGCCCGTCATCACCGCCGGAGCGGCAAAACGCGCCAACGCATCGATCATTGGCATGCTGCTGGCGCTGCTCTCCACGATTGCCATTGTGATGACCATTGTGTGGCTCAACCCGCAGCAGAAAGCCGATGCGTACCGCCAGCCGATCGACGTCGCCGCGGTGTCCAAGAACGCCGCGGAAGTTGCCGGGTTCACGCCCGCAGCTCCCGTGCTGCCGTCGGGCTGGTACGCGAACTATGCCCGTTGGAACTCCGCGGGGAACGACGGCGTGGCGTTCTGGGATGTCGGCTTCGTCACCTCCGCCGACACCTTCATTGCCGTCAAGCAGTCCATCACGGCGAACCCCACCTGGATTTCGTCCCAGACGCAGGACGCCCCTGTGACGGGAACGCGCAACATTGATGGGCGCACCTGGGAACTGCGTGATAAACCTGAGGGGGATCGCAGCCTGGTGCTCAAGAGTGGCGCCATGGTCATCATCCTGACCGGTCAGGCCGACTTCAAGGAATTTGACCTCCTTGCGGCCGCATCGACCCACAACCTGGCATCATCGGCCATGTCCACCGAGGCAGCAACGAAGGGCGCACCATAA
- a CDS encoding lipid II:glycine glycyltransferase FemX yields the protein MTLSVLPCPVRDEWDAAVNSQQGHPMQLWGWGETKAAHNWRVDRVLVKDADGTLVGSAQILLRALPFPFRSLAYLARGPQAVPGREIDVLDAVARYVKATHKSVALSIEPDWDADTVASASLPAAGWQRSASTILIPRTLILDLSRSEDELLAPMAKKTRQYIRKSGREALEYRAVTAAELPACLAVYKETAERAGFGIHQDGYYLDIFNNLGNGSPVFAAFDGDAVVSFLWLAASDATAFELYGGMSDEGSRLRANFSLKWLAIQEMKARGITRYDFNGLLNDGVSQFKFGFADHENMLAGTWDKGLSPLYPVFAKALPLARKAVKKARGLLKR from the coding sequence ATGACTTTGAGTGTGCTGCCCTGCCCTGTCCGCGACGAGTGGGATGCCGCCGTCAACAGCCAGCAGGGGCACCCCATGCAGCTGTGGGGTTGGGGCGAAACGAAGGCGGCGCACAATTGGCGGGTCGACCGCGTCCTTGTCAAGGACGCGGACGGCACGCTGGTCGGCTCGGCGCAGATCCTGCTGCGGGCGCTGCCGTTCCCGTTCCGCTCGCTGGCCTACCTGGCCCGCGGCCCACAGGCTGTGCCGGGCCGGGAGATCGACGTACTCGACGCCGTCGCCCGTTATGTGAAGGCAACCCACAAGTCGGTGGCGCTGAGCATTGAACCTGACTGGGATGCGGACACCGTGGCGTCGGCGTCGCTGCCCGCGGCCGGGTGGCAGCGCAGCGCGTCCACGATCCTGATCCCGCGCACGCTGATCCTCGATCTCTCCCGCAGCGAGGACGAGCTCCTCGCTCCGATGGCGAAGAAGACCCGCCAGTACATCCGCAAATCCGGCCGCGAGGCGCTGGAATACCGTGCCGTCACGGCCGCCGAGCTGCCGGCATGCCTGGCCGTGTACAAGGAAACGGCGGAGCGGGCCGGCTTCGGCATCCACCAGGACGGCTACTACTTGGACATCTTCAACAACCTGGGCAATGGTTCGCCCGTATTTGCCGCGTTCGACGGCGACGCCGTGGTCTCCTTCCTGTGGCTCGCGGCGAGCGATGCGACCGCGTTTGAACTGTACGGCGGCATGAGCGATGAAGGCAGCCGGCTGCGTGCCAACTTCTCACTCAAATGGCTGGCCATCCAGGAGATGAAGGCCCGCGGCATCACCCGCTACGACTTCAACGGACTGCTCAACGACGGGGTCTCCCAATTCAAGTTTGGCTTCGCCGACCACGAGAACATGCTGGCCGGAACCTGGGACAAGGGGCTCTCGCCGCTGTACCCGGTGTTTGCCAAGGCGCTCCCGCTGGCCCGGAAGGCAGTCAAGAAGGCGCGCGGACTGCTCAAGCGCTAA
- a CDS encoding endonuclease domain-containing protein, whose protein sequence is MIPRRKGVIGHKRELAAGEWMLIDGVPVTAPARTLLDLAAILELDDLVAAADFLICEHRRNFEEPKPAIVKDSELAAYVLSKRFLRGLANAREAMELMRVGADSPPETKLRLVLLRAGLPEFCTNYEIPGGPGEPIVYPDLGCEEFRVCGEYEGEIHQTTEKQLYDRNRDTRTAARGWLQVKVFNNDIRRGEDWVVGLFRQALLRQGWNSR, encoded by the coding sequence ATGATTCCCCGGCGAAAGGGCGTCATCGGCCACAAACGGGAGTTGGCTGCCGGCGAATGGATGCTGATCGATGGCGTACCTGTCACGGCGCCTGCCAGAACACTGCTGGATTTGGCCGCAATCCTGGAACTTGATGACCTGGTGGCGGCCGCAGACTTCCTCATCTGTGAACATCGCCGGAACTTCGAGGAACCCAAGCCGGCAATCGTCAAGGACTCGGAACTGGCTGCCTACGTCCTGTCCAAACGGTTCCTCCGCGGACTGGCAAACGCAAGGGAAGCCATGGAACTGATGCGGGTTGGTGCGGACTCACCGCCGGAGACCAAGCTTCGACTCGTGCTGCTGAGGGCGGGGCTCCCAGAATTCTGCACAAACTATGAAATTCCCGGCGGGCCCGGCGAGCCGATTGTCTACCCCGACCTTGGCTGCGAAGAATTCCGAGTCTGCGGCGAATATGAGGGTGAAATCCACCAAACGACCGAGAAGCAGTTGTACGACCGCAACCGGGACACCCGAACTGCGGCCCGCGGTTGGCTCCAGGTCAAAGTGTTTAACAATGACATCCGGCGCGGGGAGGACTGGGTGGTTGGCCTATTCCGGCAGGCCCTCCTGCGGCAAGGCTGGAATTCCCGCTAG
- the glpX gene encoding class II fructose-bisphosphatase produces the protein MAEKASHAQYSHLSPSLAVGDDEPDRNLALELVRVTEAAAIAGGHWVGFGEKNLADGAAVDAMRSLLSTVHFNGVVVIGEGEKDEAPMLYNGEVVGDGSGPECDVAVDPIDGTRLTAMGINNALAVLAVAERGTMFDPSAVFYMEKLVTGPEAADMVDLRLPVKQNLHLIAKAKGVKVNQLTVMVLDRDRHQPLIQDIRDAGARTKIILDGDVAGAIAAARSGTGVDALMGIGGTPEGIVAACAIKTLGGVIQGRLWPTDDDEKQKALDAGHDLDRVLSTNDLVTSDNCYFAATGITDGDLLKGVRYDKGRVLTQSIVMRSKSGTVRFVEGEHQAAKWESYARRS, from the coding sequence GTGGCTGAAAAAGCATCACACGCACAGTATTCGCACTTGTCACCGTCCCTGGCTGTCGGTGACGACGAGCCGGACCGGAACCTTGCGCTCGAGCTGGTTCGCGTCACCGAGGCCGCGGCCATCGCCGGTGGCCACTGGGTGGGTTTCGGTGAGAAGAACCTGGCCGACGGCGCAGCCGTTGACGCCATGCGGTCCCTGCTCTCCACCGTCCACTTCAACGGCGTCGTGGTCATTGGTGAGGGCGAAAAGGACGAGGCCCCCATGCTCTACAACGGCGAGGTGGTTGGCGACGGCTCGGGCCCCGAGTGCGACGTCGCCGTTGACCCGATCGACGGCACCCGGCTGACCGCGATGGGCATCAACAACGCCCTGGCCGTTCTGGCCGTGGCCGAGCGCGGCACCATGTTCGACCCCTCCGCCGTGTTCTACATGGAGAAGCTCGTCACGGGCCCGGAAGCCGCCGACATGGTGGACCTGCGCCTGCCCGTCAAGCAGAACCTGCACCTGATCGCCAAGGCCAAGGGCGTGAAGGTCAACCAGCTCACCGTCATGGTCCTTGACCGCGACCGCCACCAGCCGCTGATCCAGGACATCCGCGACGCCGGCGCCCGCACCAAGATCATCCTCGACGGTGACGTGGCCGGCGCCATCGCCGCCGCCCGCTCCGGCACCGGCGTCGACGCACTCATGGGCATCGGCGGCACGCCCGAGGGCATCGTGGCGGCTTGCGCCATCAAGACTCTGGGCGGCGTCATCCAGGGCCGCCTTTGGCCCACCGACGACGACGAAAAGCAGAAGGCGCTCGACGCCGGCCACGACCTGGACCGCGTGCTGTCCACGAATGACCTGGTCACCAGCGACAACTGCTACTTCGCCGCCACGGGCATCACCGACGGCGACCTGCTCAAGGGCGTGCGCTACGACAAGGGCCGCGTGCTGACCCAGTCGATCGTCATGCGCTCCAAGTCCGGCACGGTCCGTTTCGTGGAGGGCGAGCACCAGGCAGCCAAGTGGGAGAGCTACGCCCGCCGCAGCTAG